The following coding sequences are from one Ammospiza caudacuta isolate bAmmCau1 chromosome 10, bAmmCau1.pri, whole genome shotgun sequence window:
- the GABPB1 gene encoding GA-binding protein subunit beta-1, whose product MSLVDLGKKLLEAARAGQDDEVRILMANGAPFTTDWLGTSPLHLAAQYGHYSTTEVLLRAGVSRDARTKVDRTPLHMAASEGHASIVEVLLKHGADVNAKDMLKMTALHWATEHHHQEVVELLIKYGADVHAQSKFCKTALDIAVDNGNEDIAEILQIAMQNQINTNPESPDTVTIHAATPQFIIGPGGVVNLTDETGVSAVQFGNSSTSVLATLAALAEASAPLSNSSETPVVATEEVVTAESVDGAIQQVVSSGGQQVITIVTDGIQLGNLHSIPTSGIGQPIIVTMPDGQQVLTVPATDIAEETVISEEPPVKRQCIEIVENRVESAEIEERETLQKQLDEANREAQKYRQQLLKKEQEAEAYRQKLEAMNRLQTNKEAV is encoded by the exons ATGTCACTAGTAGATTTGGGAAAGAAACTTTTAGAAGCTGCACGAGCAGGTCAAGATGATGAAGTTCGCATTTTGATGGCAAATGGAGCACCTTTCACCACAGACTGG CTGGGAACATCTCCACTTCATCTAGCAGCACAGTATGGACATTACTCCACCACAGAGGTGTTGCTGCGGGCAGGTGTGAGTCGGGATGCCAGAACCAAAGTGGACAGAACTCCATTACATATGGCAGCATCAGAAGGCCATGCCAGCATAGTTGAAGTCTTACTTAAG CATGGTGCTGATGTCAATGCCAAGGACATGCTCAAAATGACTGCACTTCACTGGGCTACTGAACATCACCACCAAGAAGTTGTAGAACTCTTGATAAAGTATGGAGCAGATGTTCATGCTCAGAGTAAATTTTGCAAAACGGCATTAGATATTGCAGTAGACAATGGAAATGAAGACATTGCAGAAATATTACAG ATTGCAATGCAGAACCAAATCAATACGAACCCCGAGAGTCCGGACACGGTGACGATACACGCAGCCACGCCGCAGTTCATCATCGGGCCTGGAGGGGTGGTCAACCTAACAG ATGAAACAGGAGTGTCTGCTGTACAGTTTGGAAATTCATCAACATCAGTATTAGCTACGTTGGCAGCTTTGGCAGAAGCATCAGCTCCACTGTCTAATTCTTCAGAAACACCAG TTGTGGCCACAGAAGAAGTTGTGACTGCAGAATCTGTGGATGGGGCCATTCAGCAGGTGGTCAGTTCTGGAGGGCAGCAGGTTATTACCATAGTTACAGATGGCATTCAACTGGGCAACCTGCATTCCATTCCAACCAGTGGCATAGGGCAGCCCATCATTGTCACCATGCCAGATGGGCAGCAAG TGCTAACAGTTCCAGCAACAGACATTGCTGAAGAAACTGTAATAAGTGAAGAACCGCCAGTGAAGAGACAGTGCATTGAGATTGTTGAAAATCGTGTGGAGTCTGCAGAAATAGAA GAAAGAGAAACTCTTCAGAAACAGCTGGATGAGGCAAACAGAGAAGCACAAAAATATCGTCAGCAGCTTCTAAAGAAGGAACAAGAAGCAGAGGCCTATCGGCAGAAGTTAGAGGCAATGAACCGCCTCCAGACTAATAAAGAAGCtgtttaa
- the HDC gene encoding histidine decarboxylase — MEPEEYRQRGKEMVDYICQYLSNVRERRVTPDVQPGYMRAQLPDSAPMDPDSWDNIFGDIEKIIMPGVVHWQSPHMHAYFPALTSWPSLLGDMLADAINCLGFTWASSPACTELEMNVMDWLAKMLGLPDKFLHHHPDSVGGGVLQSTVSESTLVALLAARKNKILELKVSEPDTDESSLNSRLVAYASDQAHSSVEKAGLISLVKIKFLPVDENFSLRGETLKKAIAEDRKKGLVPVFVCATLGTTGVCAFDNLSELGPVCDAEGLWLHVDAAYAGTAFVCPEFRLFLDGIEYADSFTFNPSKWMMVHFDCTGFWVKDKYKLHQTFSVNPVYLRHANSGAAIDFMHWQIPLSRRFRSLKLWFVLRSFGVKKLQAHVRQGTETAKFFESLVKSDPLFEIPAKRYLGLVVFRLKGPNWLTEKLLKELSSSGRLFLIPATIHDKFIIRFTVTSQFTTREDILQDWSIIQHTAAQIISQNYGLHCINSGDGAGIPTTIVQPTSDAINNVPQLYLDGGKYKIPPRKTVVQPKKLSVSPSKCVISQQVKDQEDPLDDCFPEDVQNVTKHKITSFLFSYLSVQGKKKTARSLSCTSVPVTGNLEQCNPKAAATDKKEPRANARVLSRLPEDMMMFKKGAFKKLIKFYSVPSFPECSFQCGLQLPCCPLQALV, encoded by the exons ATGGAGCCTGAGGAGTACAGACAGAGAG GGAAAGAGATGGTGGATTACATTTGCCAGTACCTGAGCAATGTGAGAGAGAGACGGGTGACTCCTGATGTACAGCCAGGTTACATGAGAGCCCAGCTGCCAGACTCTGCCCCAATGGACCCAGACAGCTGGGACAACATCTTTGGAGATATAGAGAAGATTATTATGCCAGgg GTAGTCCACTGGCAAAGTCCACACATGCATGCCTACTTTCCAGCTCTAACTTCCTGGCCTTCACTCCTTGGAGATATGTTGGCTGATGCAATTAACTGCTTGGGATTCACATGG gcctccagcccagcctgtaCAGAACTGGAAATGAATGTGATGGATTGGTTGGCTAAAATGCTGGGCCTTCCAGATAAATTCCTGCACCACCATCCTGACAGTGTGGGTGGAGGAGTATTACAG agcactgtgagtgaATCAACCTTGGTTGCCCTGCTGGCAGCGAGGAAGAACAAAATTCTGGAGCTGAAGGTTTCTGAGCCAGACACTGATGAGTCCTCGCTCAATTCTCGCCTCGTCGCTTACGCATCTGATCAA gcACATTCCTCTGTAGAAAAGGCTGGCTTGATTTCTCTTGTGAAGATAAAATTTCTGCCCGTGGATGAGAACTTTTCCCTCAGAGGTGAAACTTTGAAGAAAGCCATTgcagaagacagaaagaaaggcTTAGTGCCAGTCTTT gTTTGTGCAACTTTGGGAACAACTGGTGTCTGTGCTTTTGACAATCTCTCAGAACTGGGTCCAGTTT GTGATGCTGAGGGACTCTGGCTTCACGTTGATGCTGCATATGCAGGAACAGCATTTGTATGTCCTGAATTTCGGTTGTTTTTGGATGGAATTGAATATGCAGATTCCTTTACTTTTAATCCTTCTAAGTGGATGATGGTCCATTTTGACTGCACTGGATTTTG GGTTAAAGATAAATACAAGTTGCATCAAACCTTCAGTGTTAATCCTGTCTACCTCAGACATGCCAATTCAGGAGCTGCAATTGACTTCATG CACTGGCAAATTCCACTGAGCCGTCGATTTCGTTCTCTCAAGCTGTGGTTTGTGCTTCGTTCCTTTGGGGTGAAAAAGCTTCAAGCTCATGTCAGACAG GGTACAGAAACAGCCAAATTCTTTGAATCCTTGGTTAAAAGTGATCCACTCTTTGAAATTCCTGCCAAGAGATATCTTGGGCTGGTTGTATTTCGCCTAAAG GGTCCCAATTGGCTGACAGAAAAACTCCTGAAAGAACTGAGCAGTTCTGGCAGGCTCTTCCTCATTCCAGCAACCATCCATGACAAGTTCATCATTCGCTTTACTGTGACATCTCAGTTCACAACCAGGGAAGATATCCTGCAGGACTGGAGCATCATCCAACACACTGCAGCCCAAATCATCAGCCAGAATTATGGCTTGCACTGCATCAATTCTGGTGATGGGGCAGGAATCCCCACTACAATAGTTCAGCCTACTTCTGATGCCATTAACAATGTTCCTCAGCTTTACTTAGATGGAGGGAAATACAAAATACCTCCCAGAAAAACAGTAGTACAGCCTAAGAAATTATCAGTAAGTCCCAGTAAGTGTGTGATTAGTCAGCAGGTGAAAGATCAAGAGGATCCTCTGGATGACTGTTTTCCAGAAGATGTCCAAAATGTTACCAAACATAAGATAACCTCTTTTTTATTCAGTTATTTATCTGTTCAAGGCAAGAAAAAGACAGCACGTTCCCTTAGCTGCACCAGTGTGCCAGTGACTGGTAATCTGGAGCAGTGTAaccccaaagcagcagccactgacaAGAAGGAGCCTCGTGCAAATGCCAGAGTTCTTTCCAGGCTGCCTGAAGACATGATGATGTTCAAAAAAGGTGCCTTCAAAAAACTAATTAAATTCTACAGTGTCCCAAGTTTTCCAGAGTGTAGCTTTCAGTGTGGCCTTCAGCTGCCTTGTTGTCCTCTGCAGGCCCTTGTTTAA